The Quatrionicoccus australiensis nucleotide sequence CAGAAGAAACCTGCTAAAGGAGCCGCGAAGTGAAACGACTGTTTCTCATCGCCATGTGTGGAGCCTTGGCGGCTTGCTCGGGTGGCGATCACGAAGACCTGAAGCAATGGATGGAAGAAAGCGCCAAGGATATGCGGGGGAATATCCCGAAATTGCCTGAAGTGCTTCCTTATCAGCCTGTTCCTTACGATGTTGAAGCGCTGCTGGATCCGTTCAAGCCTAGCAAGATCGAGCCTGAGTCGAAATCTCGGCAAGGTGGTGGCAAGGGAGGTGCATTCCAGCCTGACTTTGAAGCCAGGGAGTTGCGCAATAGTCTGCTTGAAAAATATCCCGTTGAATCACTGAAAATGA carries:
- a CDS encoding pilus assembly protein PilP; translation: MKRLFLIAMCGALAACSGGDHEDLKQWMEESAKDMRGNIPKLPEVLPYQPVPYDVEALLDPFKPSKIEPESKSRQGGGKGGAFQPDFEARELRNSLLEKYPVESLKMIGYLNVNKQPLAVIQVEDKVKQVKVGDYIGLDFGMVTKITDKDVELRELIQDSAGDWSERKSSLFLQSKEGSKK